A window of Rhodococcus sp. SGAir0479 contains these coding sequences:
- the cbiQ gene encoding cobalt ECF transporter T component CbiQ produces MPSSPARPLHLAGTSPVHALPPEVKIVAAFVAVFAIVATPREAIWAFAAYLAILVVVWRIAGISARRLAPRMLIELPFVVLAVLLPFAEGGERVTVWGLSLSVPGLLAAWNILVKGTLGVLVSLTLAATTPVRALPGGLSRLHLPGIVVTVITLMLRYVDLLVAELDRMRIARIARGDDPRALHQIGAAARGVGGVFLRSYERGERVHLAMLSRGFTGTVPLATAPARPRDWTLALLPAGGAVAVAVAAWWV; encoded by the coding sequence GTGCCGAGCTCGCCCGCCCGTCCGCTCCACCTGGCCGGCACGTCCCCGGTACACGCGCTGCCGCCCGAGGTGAAGATCGTGGCGGCCTTCGTGGCGGTGTTCGCGATCGTCGCGACCCCACGCGAGGCGATCTGGGCGTTCGCGGCATACCTCGCGATCCTCGTCGTGGTGTGGCGGATCGCCGGCATCTCCGCCCGCCGGCTCGCGCCGCGCATGCTCATCGAACTGCCGTTCGTGGTGCTCGCGGTCCTGCTGCCGTTCGCGGAGGGCGGCGAGCGGGTGACGGTCTGGGGGCTGTCGCTGTCGGTGCCCGGACTGCTGGCGGCATGGAACATCCTGGTCAAGGGCACGCTGGGCGTGCTGGTGTCGTTGACGCTCGCCGCCACCACACCGGTGCGGGCGCTGCCCGGCGGGCTGTCCCGGCTGCACCTTCCCGGCATCGTGGTCACGGTGATCACCCTCATGCTGCGGTACGTCGATCTGCTTGTCGCAGAGCTGGACCGGATGCGCATCGCCCGCATCGCCCGCGGCGACGACCCGCGTGCCCTCCATCAGATCGGTGCGGCGGCGCGGGGTGTCGGAGGCGTGTTCCTGCGCTCGTACGAGCGCGGTGAGCGCGTTCACCTGGCGATGCTCTCCCGCGGTTTCACCGGGACGGTTCCGCTCGCGACGGCCCCCGCGCGACCGCGCGACTGGACGCTGGCGCTGCTCCCGGCCGGCGGCGCGGTCGCGGTCGCCGTCGCGGCCTGGTGGGTGTGA
- a CDS encoding TetR/AcrR family transcriptional regulator — protein MTSDTAAGSWRHYGDSTLPGPLAAALELFAERGYEGASIREIAGRAGLSVPGLYHHYPSKQALLVGLTRVVMAELLDRSRRALAEAGPGPREQFDAVVESLLRFHMFRREQAFVASTELRSMEDPARAEYVGMRDEQQRMLDTIVEDGVRGGEFHTPYPLDASRAVTTMCVAVATWYRPDGTLDPDELVARNLVIARGAVGAG, from the coding sequence ATGACATCTGACACGGCCGCCGGATCGTGGCGCCACTACGGGGACTCGACGCTGCCCGGCCCGCTGGCCGCGGCGCTCGAACTCTTCGCCGAACGCGGGTACGAGGGCGCGTCGATCCGGGAGATCGCCGGCCGGGCGGGGCTGTCGGTGCCGGGGCTGTACCACCACTACCCGTCCAAGCAGGCGTTGCTCGTCGGGCTCACCCGCGTGGTCATGGCCGAGTTGCTCGACCGCAGCCGGCGGGCGCTCGCCGAGGCGGGACCCGGGCCGCGCGAGCAGTTCGACGCCGTCGTCGAATCGCTGCTGCGGTTCCACATGTTCCGCCGGGAACAGGCATTCGTGGCCTCCACGGAGCTGCGCAGCATGGAGGACCCGGCGCGCGCGGAGTACGTCGGTATGCGCGACGAACAGCAGCGCATGCTCGACACCATCGTCGAGGACGGCGTCCGCGGCGGCGAGTTCCACACCCCGTATCCGCTCGACGCGAGCCGGGCCGTCACGACGATGTGTGTCGCGGTCGCCACCTGGTACCGCCCGGACGGCACCCTCGATCCCGACGAGCTGGTCGCGCGCAATCTCGTCATCGCGCGCGGTGCGGTCGGTGCCGGCTGA
- a CDS encoding TetR/AcrR family transcriptional regulator encodes MTAPRPRARLLTSTIAAVQEYGVHAAGLTELLKRSNASRNSLYQHFPEGKGQLVETAARIVARVVHSHIAAVADKLEGTPSVSQWLDELFAFWLDPLESSEYRLGSFMMAAALDEADPALQAAAGQAFEEWTTRLAAGLAAAGIEPGAARSTAGVLLSVVEGAIVQSRALESSRPFADAHDQLRILLEHHLARR; translated from the coding sequence ATGACCGCGCCACGACCGCGAGCTCGGCTGCTCACGAGCACGATCGCCGCCGTACAGGAGTACGGGGTGCACGCCGCCGGACTCACCGAGTTGCTCAAACGCAGCAACGCGTCGCGCAATTCGCTCTATCAACACTTCCCGGAGGGCAAGGGGCAACTCGTCGAGACGGCGGCGCGCATCGTCGCCCGCGTGGTGCACTCGCACATCGCGGCGGTGGCGGACAAACTCGAGGGCACGCCGTCGGTGTCGCAGTGGCTGGACGAGCTGTTCGCCTTCTGGCTCGACCCGCTCGAGTCCAGCGAGTACCGCCTCGGCTCGTTCATGATGGCGGCTGCGCTGGACGAGGCCGATCCGGCGCTGCAGGCCGCCGCCGGCCAGGCGTTCGAGGAGTGGACCACCCGACTCGCGGCGGGGCTGGCGGCGGCCGGCATCGAGCCCGGCGCCGCGCGCTCGACCGCCGGGGTCCTGCTGTCGGTGGTGGAGGGCGCCATCGTGCAGAGCCGCGCCCTCGAGTCGAGCCGGCCGTTCGCCGACGCGCACGACCAGCTCCGGATCCTGCTCGAGCACCATCTCGCCCGGCGCTGA
- a CDS encoding NTF2-like N-terminal transpeptidase domain-containing protein, translating to MALPIGLVAVLAGALVSCVGEDADQSAQSVVAGFVQALNDRDAEAAADLTSYPNAAEESIQQMFDGLDAGDSQWTVAQFMELNGDSGFFTVDAAWNFGEGKDWSYYVDGGVRKLSMGWRVSWDPTLLAPALGHGRTIRYDRTDAAPPMVFDGAGDPLMAEQTINAVTLDPATMPDPVATTDRVAEALEPVAPLVTGESMRQELAAKPGEKVVAVLLRDQDYQYLEQDLAGIPGVFVDKQPKLITTDRRIVTPLLDPLRTVWQMNRDATAGWAVNIVEPDGTVQQQVGHQGPPGPDIKATLDSRLQLAAENAVVNAGTPATIVAIRPSTGAVVAAAQNNQAIEQGPIAFTGMYPAGDTVDVIRRAAAMQAGVEPGKVSDGDLERAGRQLGVGLDYEMPGLDPQTAVLTSSQSGVDQVMKSKNGFEAQISPFGLAMLAASVQRGSAPMPMIVEGQQATAEDVEGALPVAVTEQLRNAMRDNVQKGSASFLKQYPDLIGTAAGNDSDRWFFGSRGDLAFAVFVADADGGDRAVKMTDVFMKEMAKPMEK from the coding sequence ATGGCCCTGCCGATCGGCCTCGTGGCCGTGCTGGCAGGTGCCTTGGTGTCCTGCGTGGGGGAGGACGCCGACCAGAGCGCGCAATCGGTCGTGGCCGGGTTCGTCCAGGCCCTCAACGACCGGGACGCCGAGGCCGCCGCCGACCTGACGTCGTACCCGAACGCCGCCGAGGAGTCCATCCAGCAGATGTTCGACGGCCTGGACGCCGGGGACTCGCAGTGGACCGTCGCCCAGTTCATGGAACTGAACGGCGATTCCGGTTTCTTCACCGTCGACGCCGCCTGGAACTTCGGCGAGGGCAAGGACTGGAGCTACTACGTCGACGGCGGCGTCCGGAAGCTCTCCATGGGATGGCGCGTCTCGTGGGATCCGACGCTGCTGGCGCCGGCCCTCGGCCACGGCCGCACGATTCGGTACGACCGTACCGACGCGGCGCCCCCGATGGTCTTCGACGGCGCCGGTGACCCGCTGATGGCGGAGCAGACGATCAACGCCGTCACTCTCGATCCGGCCACGATGCCGGATCCGGTGGCCACGACCGACCGGGTCGCCGAGGCGCTCGAGCCCGTCGCCCCGCTCGTGACCGGCGAGTCGATGCGACAGGAACTCGCCGCGAAGCCCGGCGAGAAGGTGGTCGCGGTGCTGTTGCGGGACCAGGACTACCAGTACCTCGAACAGGATCTGGCCGGCATCCCCGGCGTCTTCGTCGACAAGCAGCCCAAGCTCATCACCACCGACCGCCGGATCGTGACCCCGCTCCTCGATCCGCTGCGGACCGTGTGGCAGATGAACCGGGACGCGACCGCCGGGTGGGCCGTGAACATCGTCGAGCCCGACGGCACCGTCCAGCAGCAGGTGGGCCACCAGGGCCCGCCCGGCCCGGACATCAAGGCCACCCTCGACTCCCGCTTGCAGCTGGCCGCCGAGAACGCCGTCGTGAACGCCGGGACGCCCGCCACCATCGTGGCGATCCGGCCGTCCACCGGTGCGGTGGTCGCTGCCGCGCAGAACAACCAGGCGATCGAGCAGGGACCCATCGCGTTCACCGGCATGTACCCCGCGGGCGACACGGTCGACGTGATCCGCCGGGCGGCGGCGATGCAGGCGGGTGTCGAACCCGGGAAGGTCAGCGACGGCGACCTCGAGCGGGCGGGGCGGCAGCTGGGCGTCGGATTGGACTACGAGATGCCGGGGCTGGACCCGCAGACCGCGGTCCTCACCTCGTCGCAGTCCGGAGTCGACCAGGTGATGAAGTCGAAGAACGGGTTCGAGGCGCAGATCAGCCCGTTCGGCCTGGCGATGCTCGCGGCGTCCGTGCAGCGCGGCAGCGCGCCGATGCCGATGATCGTCGAGGGGCAGCAGGCGACCGCGGAGGACGTCGAGGGAGCGCTGCCGGTCGCCGTGACCGAGCAGCTGCGGAACGCGATGCGCGACAACGTCCAGAAGGGGTCGGCGTCGTTCCTGAAGCAGTACCCGGATCTGATCGGTACCGCTGCCGGCAACGACTCGGACCGGTGGTTCTTCGGTTCGCGCGGCGACCTCGCCTTCGCGGTCTTCGTGGCCGACGCCGACGGCGGGGACCGGGCGGTCAAGATGACCGACGTCTTCATGAAGGAGATGGCCAAGCCGATGGAGAAGTGA
- a CDS encoding energy-coupling factor ABC transporter ATP-binding protein, whose protein sequence is MPPPAIHTAGLVFDYPDGRRALDGIDLTIAPGERVAVLGPNGAGKTTLILHVNAVLTATAGTVRIGGLEVSRANLREIRRRVGVVFQDPDDQLFMPTVAEDVAFGPVNFGVRGADLDRRVADALEQVGMTEHAHRSAGRLSTGQRRRVALATVLACRPDVLVLDEPSSNLDPVARRELAEVLQSLDTTLVLVTHDLPYAAQLCRRAVILADGLVVADGRTETVLSDAALLAAHRLELPWGFTLPQPVPHPDRPPR, encoded by the coding sequence ATGCCGCCGCCCGCGATCCACACCGCCGGTCTCGTCTTCGACTATCCCGACGGCCGCCGTGCCCTCGACGGCATCGACCTCACGATCGCGCCGGGTGAACGCGTCGCGGTCCTCGGCCCCAACGGCGCCGGCAAGACCACGCTGATCCTGCACGTGAACGCCGTGCTCACCGCGACGGCCGGCACGGTCCGGATCGGCGGCCTCGAGGTCTCACGCGCCAACCTCCGGGAGATCCGTCGCCGCGTCGGGGTCGTGTTCCAGGACCCCGACGACCAGCTGTTCATGCCCACGGTCGCCGAGGACGTCGCCTTCGGGCCCGTCAACTTCGGGGTCCGCGGCGCCGACCTGGATCGCCGCGTGGCCGACGCCCTCGAGCAGGTCGGGATGACCGAGCACGCCCACCGCAGTGCGGGACGCCTCTCGACCGGGCAACGTCGCCGCGTCGCGCTCGCGACCGTGCTCGCGTGCCGCCCCGACGTCCTCGTACTCGACGAGCCGTCGAGCAACCTCGATCCGGTCGCACGGCGCGAGCTCGCGGAGGTGCTGCAGTCACTCGACACGACACTCGTGCTGGTCACCCACGACCTGCCGTACGCCGCCCAGTTGTGTCGCCGGGCGGTGATCCTCGCGGATGGCCTGGTGGTCGCCGACGGCCGCACCGAAACCGTGCTCTCGGACGCGGCGCTGCTGGCGGCGCACCGGCTGGAACTGCCGTGGGGATTCACGCTTCCGCAACCGGTGCCGCATCCGGATCGTCCGCCGCGGTGA
- a CDS encoding energy-coupling factor ABC transporter permease, which translates to MHMSDGIIDAPTSALFWVVAVVGVAVAIWRARTELDERTAPMAGLVAAFVFAVQMINFPVLPGVSGHLLGGGLAAILVGPYTGALCIAIVLTVQSLLFADGGLTALGANITNMALVGTAAGYAVAVALRPLLVRRGDGGIGVLSFVSAWCATVLAASMFVVEYAVGGAAVTSLSTVAAYLFGTHALIGVGEGIITAFTVVAVARARPDLVYLLRARAAAAHRAGAAAP; encoded by the coding sequence ATGCACATGAGCGACGGCATCATCGACGCCCCCACGTCGGCGCTGTTCTGGGTCGTCGCCGTCGTGGGTGTCGCGGTCGCGATCTGGCGCGCACGCACCGAGCTCGACGAACGCACCGCACCGATGGCCGGGCTGGTGGCGGCCTTCGTCTTCGCGGTGCAGATGATCAACTTCCCGGTCCTGCCGGGCGTCAGCGGCCACCTCCTCGGCGGGGGTCTGGCCGCGATCCTCGTCGGTCCGTACACCGGGGCGCTGTGCATCGCGATCGTGCTGACCGTCCAGTCGTTGTTGTTCGCGGACGGCGGCCTCACCGCGCTGGGCGCGAACATCACCAACATGGCGCTCGTCGGCACGGCCGCCGGTTACGCGGTCGCCGTCGCGTTGCGACCGTTGCTCGTCCGCCGCGGCGACGGCGGCATCGGGGTGCTGTCCTTCGTCTCGGCTTGGTGTGCAACGGTTCTGGCGGCGTCGATGTTCGTGGTGGAGTATGCGGTCGGCGGGGCCGCCGTCACGTCGCTGTCCACCGTCGCCGCCTACCTGTTCGGTACGCACGCGCTCATCGGCGTCGGGGAGGGCATCATCACCGCCTTCACCGTGGTCGCGGTCGCGCGGGCGCGACCCGACCTGGTGTACCTCCTGCGGGCGCGGGCCGCGGCCGCCCACCGGGCGGGGGCGGCCGCGCCGTGA
- a CDS encoding beta-ketoacyl-ACP synthase III, which produces MPATIATASPVAHAALLGLGVYRPRRVVPNAEIVDRIDSSDEWIRTRSGITSRGWAEADETIVGMSVAASRDALTAAGVAADQIDAVVLATSSQMVLGPSAGAVVATELGMHDTAAYDISAGCAGFCYALGNAASLVRAGQARHVLVIGVERLSDLLDTSDRTCAFIFADGAGAVVVGPAEAEGIGPVAWGSDGSQTAAIKQDKDFAQYFAEVAEKGAEAERPYIRMNGQAVFRWAVTFLEKACRDALGKAGVTADDLDAFVPHQANSRITDALVRTLGLPDTVAVARDIVETGNTSAASIPMAMEQLLRSGGARPGDTALLLGFGAGLAYAGQVVRLPAIS; this is translated from the coding sequence GTGCCAGCCACCATTGCCACTGCCAGTCCCGTCGCCCACGCCGCCCTGCTGGGTCTCGGCGTGTACCGGCCCCGACGGGTCGTGCCGAACGCGGAGATCGTCGACCGGATCGACTCGTCCGACGAGTGGATCCGCACCCGGTCCGGGATCACGTCCCGCGGTTGGGCCGAGGCGGACGAGACCATCGTCGGGATGAGTGTCGCGGCGTCCCGTGACGCGCTCACCGCCGCCGGCGTCGCGGCGGACCAGATCGACGCCGTCGTGCTGGCCACGTCCTCGCAGATGGTGCTGGGGCCGTCCGCCGGCGCCGTGGTGGCCACCGAACTGGGCATGCACGACACTGCCGCCTACGACATCTCCGCCGGCTGCGCGGGCTTCTGCTACGCGCTCGGCAACGCCGCGAGCCTCGTCCGTGCCGGACAGGCGCGGCACGTGCTGGTGATCGGCGTCGAGCGGCTGTCCGATCTCCTCGACACGTCCGATCGGACCTGCGCGTTCATCTTCGCCGACGGTGCCGGCGCGGTTGTGGTGGGACCCGCCGAGGCGGAGGGCATCGGCCCGGTCGCGTGGGGTTCGGACGGCAGCCAGACCGCGGCGATCAAGCAGGACAAGGACTTCGCCCAGTACTTCGCCGAGGTGGCGGAGAAGGGCGCGGAGGCGGAGCGGCCGTACATCCGGATGAACGGGCAGGCCGTGTTCCGCTGGGCCGTGACGTTCCTGGAGAAGGCGTGCCGGGATGCGCTGGGCAAGGCCGGCGTCACCGCCGACGACCTCGACGCCTTCGTGCCGCACCAGGCCAACAGCCGCATCACCGACGCGCTGGTCCGGACCCTCGGGCTGCCCGACACCGTCGCGGTGGCCCGCGACATCGTCGAGACCGGCAACACCAGCGCGGCGTCGATCCCCATGGCGATGGAACAGCTGCTGCGGTCGGGCGGCGCCCGGCCCGGCGACACCGCACTGCTGCTCGGCTTCGGTGCCGGCCTGGCCTACGCGGGACAGGTCGTCCGGCTTCCGGCGATCAGCTGA
- a CDS encoding penicillin-binding transpeptidase domain-containing protein produces the protein MAAPRVLARSPLTAVVAASALVLAGCGGDDPSPEQRFADALASGDVAAAAELTTDPAAASAAIGALFDGVDAQQHDFTVARGGDSFTLSADWDLGDGKRWQYSTEGTVVSADGAGRVSWDPAILAPGLDADSTVRYTPTAPRPAQVRAADGQPLLTRQVVTLVNLQPTADPAAVAPLLAPVVPTISADSLRSDLAKSDGTPVTAVTLRDSDVAPVRSALAAIPGVDLVDQTRLLTVDKALSSPVFADLATVWQQGEDASAGWAVQLVRPGGATARLAGQDGTPAPDIDTTLDLRLQTAAEGALGSLPQPAAIVALRPSTGAVLAVAQNAPADAQGAVALTGLYPPGSTFKTVTTSAALQAGTVTPDTVLPCPGTENVEGRQIPNDDNFDLGQVPLHTAFARSCNTTMARLAVSLPADALQQAALQFGLGLDYVTPGLTTVTGSVPSADSPAQRVESAIGQGEVTASPFGMALVAASIAHGSTPAPMMIAGRPATSDRAVDAVPATVDADLRAMMRETVTGGTARILADLPNLEGKTGTAEYGVGTGSHGWFVGIDGDLAFAVFVAGADSSGPALDAAGRFLR, from the coding sequence ATGGCTGCCCCGCGTGTCCTCGCCCGATCGCCGCTGACCGCCGTCGTCGCCGCCTCGGCCCTCGTGCTGGCCGGGTGCGGCGGCGACGACCCGTCCCCGGAGCAGCGCTTCGCCGACGCCCTCGCGAGCGGCGACGTCGCTGCGGCCGCGGAGCTGACGACGGATCCGGCCGCGGCGTCCGCCGCGATCGGGGCACTGTTCGACGGGGTGGACGCGCAGCAGCACGACTTCACCGTCGCGCGGGGCGGTGACTCCTTCACGCTCTCGGCCGACTGGGACCTCGGGGACGGCAAGCGGTGGCAGTACTCCACCGAGGGCACGGTCGTCTCGGCGGACGGTGCGGGGCGGGTGTCGTGGGATCCGGCGATCCTGGCGCCGGGCCTCGACGCGGACTCGACCGTCCGGTACACGCCGACGGCGCCCCGGCCGGCGCAGGTGCGGGCGGCCGACGGACAGCCGCTGCTGACCCGGCAGGTCGTGACGCTGGTGAATCTGCAACCGACCGCCGATCCGGCGGCGGTGGCGCCGCTGCTCGCCCCCGTGGTCCCGACGATCTCCGCCGACTCCCTGCGCAGTGACCTCGCGAAGTCCGACGGCACACCGGTCACGGCCGTCACCCTGCGCGATTCCGACGTCGCGCCCGTCCGATCGGCGCTTGCGGCGATTCCGGGAGTGGACCTGGTGGACCAGACCCGGCTGCTGACGGTGGACAAGGCGCTGTCGTCGCCGGTGTTCGCGGATCTGGCGACCGTGTGGCAGCAGGGCGAGGACGCGTCGGCGGGCTGGGCGGTGCAACTCGTGCGCCCCGGCGGCGCCACCGCGCGACTCGCGGGCCAGGACGGTACCCCGGCGCCGGACATCGACACCACGCTGGACCTGCGGTTGCAGACCGCGGCCGAGGGGGCGCTCGGGAGCCTCCCGCAGCCCGCGGCGATCGTCGCGCTGCGACCTTCGACCGGGGCGGTGCTCGCCGTCGCCCAGAACGCGCCGGCCGATGCGCAGGGCGCGGTCGCCCTCACCGGCCTGTACCCGCCCGGGTCGACGTTCAAGACCGTCACCACGTCGGCGGCGTTGCAGGCGGGCACCGTCACCCCCGACACCGTGCTGCCGTGCCCGGGGACCGAGAACGTGGAGGGCCGGCAGATCCCCAACGACGACAACTTCGACCTGGGGCAGGTACCGCTGCACACCGCGTTCGCCCGATCGTGCAACACCACGATGGCGCGGCTGGCCGTCTCGCTGCCGGCCGACGCGTTGCAGCAGGCCGCGCTCCAGTTCGGTCTGGGTCTCGACTACGTGACCCCCGGCCTCACGACCGTGACCGGATCGGTACCGTCCGCGGACTCGCCCGCTCAGCGCGTCGAGTCGGCCATCGGGCAGGGGGAGGTGACCGCGTCCCCGTTCGGAATGGCGCTGGTAGCGGCGTCCATCGCGCACGGATCGACGCCGGCTCCGATGATGATCGCCGGCCGACCCGCCACCTCCGACCGCGCCGTCGATGCCGTGCCGGCGACCGTCGACGCCGACCTCCGCGCCATGATGCGGGAGACGGTAACGGGCGGTACCGCGCGGATTCTCGCCGATCTGCCCAACCTCGAAGGCAAGACCGGTACCGCGGAGTACGGTGTGGGGACCGGCTCACACGGGTGGTTCGTGGGCATCGACGGCGACCTCGCTTTCGCGGTTTTCGTTGCGGGAGCGGATAGTTCGGGTCCGGCGTTGGATGCTGCCGGTCGCTTTCTGCGGTAG
- a CDS encoding ABC-F family ATP-binding cassette domain-containing protein, with amino-acid sequence MAQSPTSVSLSDVTFVWPDGSPVVAELDAVIGVGRTGLVGLNGTGKSTLLKLVAGELQPTSGSVTARGVVAYLPQDLTLDSSVRVDTVLGIAHIRRALARIESGTGTDADFDTVGAAWDIEERAVSTLHRLGLRRIVSGAADLDRSVGELSGGETTLLGLTAQLLRDPDVLLLDEPTNNLDSDSRALLAAAIRQFAGTVVVVSHDRDLLESMDAIAELRDGRLRTFTGTFTTYRNAIEAEQEAARAAVRDARSDIRKQSRELVEARIKLDRRARYGRKMQENKREPKIVMGMRKRAAEESAGKLRGNHIEKLDDAKQTLSQAQESVRDDREIRVDLPDTAVFPGQQVIVLPETRLRSGQTVELTATGPERIALIGRNGIGKTTLLDEIVRRGAKVPFALLPQRLDIFDDTTSVAANVAAAAPHASAEQIRAGLARFLFRGSEADAPVSELSGGERLRAALAMLLAADPPPRLLMLDEPTNNLDLPSLDHLVQALRGFRGALIVVSHDERFLDDIGVTRRLVVDEKGLRDGDD; translated from the coding sequence ATGGCCCAATCCCCCACGTCCGTCTCGCTGTCCGACGTCACCTTCGTCTGGCCGGACGGTTCACCGGTCGTCGCCGAACTCGACGCCGTGATCGGCGTCGGCCGCACCGGTCTGGTCGGACTCAACGGCACCGGCAAATCCACCCTTCTGAAGTTGGTCGCGGGCGAACTGCAGCCCACGAGCGGTTCCGTCACCGCCCGCGGCGTGGTCGCGTATCTGCCCCAAGACCTCACGCTCGATTCGAGTGTCCGCGTCGACACCGTCCTCGGGATCGCCCACATCCGCCGCGCGCTCGCCCGCATCGAGTCCGGCACCGGGACGGACGCCGATTTCGACACGGTCGGCGCCGCGTGGGACATCGAGGAGCGTGCGGTCTCGACGCTCCACCGACTGGGCCTGCGGCGCATCGTCTCCGGGGCGGCCGACCTCGACCGCTCGGTGGGCGAATTGTCCGGTGGCGAAACAACTCTGCTGGGCCTCACGGCGCAGTTGCTGCGCGACCCGGACGTCCTGCTGCTCGACGAGCCGACGAACAACCTCGACAGCGACAGCAGGGCACTGCTCGCGGCCGCGATCCGGCAGTTCGCCGGCACGGTCGTGGTCGTCAGCCACGACCGCGACCTGCTCGAGTCGATGGATGCGATCGCCGAGCTGCGCGACGGTCGCCTGCGGACGTTCACCGGCACCTTCACCACCTACCGCAACGCGATCGAGGCCGAACAGGAGGCCGCGCGGGCCGCCGTCCGCGACGCCCGCAGCGACATCCGCAAGCAGAGCCGCGAGCTCGTCGAGGCGCGGATCAAGCTCGACCGCCGGGCCCGGTACGGCCGAAAGATGCAGGAGAACAAGCGCGAACCCAAGATCGTCATGGGCATGCGCAAGCGCGCCGCCGAGGAGTCGGCGGGCAAGCTGCGCGGCAACCACATCGAAAAGCTCGACGACGCGAAGCAGACGCTGTCGCAGGCGCAGGAGTCGGTGCGCGACGACCGCGAGATCCGCGTCGACCTCCCCGACACCGCGGTGTTCCCGGGCCAGCAGGTGATCGTGCTGCCCGAGACCCGGTTGCGCAGCGGCCAGACGGTCGAGCTCACCGCGACCGGGCCGGAACGGATCGCGCTGATCGGGCGCAACGGCATCGGCAAGACGACCCTGCTCGACGAGATCGTCCGCCGCGGCGCGAAGGTCCCGTTCGCACTGCTACCGCAGCGACTCGACATCTTCGACGACACGACATCGGTGGCAGCGAACGTCGCGGCGGCGGCGCCGCACGCGTCTGCCGAACAGATTCGAGCCGGGTTGGCACGCTTCCTGTTCCGCGGCAGCGAGGCGGACGCTCCGGTGTCGGAATTGTCGGGCGGCGAGCGACTGCGCGCGGCGCTGGCCATGCTCCTGGCCGCCGACCCGCCACCGAGGCTGCTCATGCTCGACGAGCCCACCAACAATCTCGACCTGCCGAGCCTCGATCATCTGGTGCAGGCGCTGCGAGGATTTCGTGGTGCATTGATCGTCGTCAGTCACGACGAACGTTTCCTCGACGACATCGGGGTCACCCGACGACTGGTCGTCGACGAGAAGGGCCTGCGCGACGGCGACGACTGA
- a CDS encoding PDGLE domain-containing protein, with protein MTAPRRGSRFLVGFAVVALLVAGVLSYFASSSPDGLDATTQRGCEAVETDGGEQLEGTCIAQGATDHHLSSSPLAGYAVRGDSTFTGVAGVVGVLAVLAVSALLFRVLARRRGGP; from the coding sequence GTGACCGCTCCACGGAGAGGGTCCCGGTTCCTGGTGGGCTTCGCCGTCGTCGCGTTGCTGGTCGCGGGGGTGCTGTCGTACTTCGCCAGCTCGAGCCCCGACGGGCTCGATGCCACCACGCAGCGCGGCTGCGAGGCGGTCGAGACCGACGGCGGCGAGCAACTCGAGGGCACCTGCATCGCGCAGGGCGCCACCGACCATCACCTGTCGTCGTCCCCGCTCGCCGGTTACGCGGTCCGCGGCGACTCCACCTTCACCGGCGTGGCCGGCGTGGTCGGGGTACTCGCGGTGCTGGCCGTGTCCGCGCTGCTGTTCCGGGTGCTGGCGCGTCGCCGCGGGGGTCCGTGA
- a CDS encoding beta-class carbonic anhydrase, which translates to MTVTDEYLENNKRYAESFSGPLPLPPSKHVAVVACMDARLDVYRILGLAEGEAHVIRNAGGVVTDDEIRSLAISQRLLGTREIILIHHTDCGMLTFTDDEFKRAIQDETGIKPAWSAEAFPDVDDDVRQSLRRVAASPFVTLTESLRGFVFDVATGKLNEVTLE; encoded by the coding sequence ATGACGGTCACCGACGAATACCTCGAGAACAACAAGCGCTACGCCGAATCCTTCTCCGGCCCGTTGCCACTGCCGCCGAGCAAGCACGTCGCCGTGGTCGCGTGCATGGACGCACGGTTGGACGTCTATCGGATCCTCGGCCTCGCGGAGGGGGAGGCGCACGTCATCCGCAACGCGGGCGGCGTCGTCACCGACGACGAGATCCGGTCCCTCGCGATCAGCCAGCGCCTGCTCGGCACCCGCGAGATCATCCTCATCCACCACACCGACTGCGGGATGCTCACGTTCACCGACGACGAGTTCAAGCGCGCCATCCAGGACGAGACCGGTATCAAACCGGCGTGGTCCGCCGAGGCCTTCCCCGACGTCGACGACGACGTCCGGCAGTCGCTGCGCCGGGTCGCGGCGAGCCCGTTCGTCACGCTCACGGAATCGTTGCGCGGCTTCGTGTTCGACGTGGCCACCGGCAAGCTGAACGAGGTCACGCTCGAGTGA